The following proteins are encoded in a genomic region of Takifugu rubripes chromosome 9, fTakRub1.2, whole genome shotgun sequence:
- the LOC101062622 gene encoding MANSC domain-containing protein 4 — MNATWGFLTVLSLLCRTEARCSPTSYYKNCWIRRFPGIFIDVEESQRRGAQLLKHYQEESALKCSRTCCLTRNFSCNLAIFHYDTSQDNVNCFHLHCPTLESCILSHRVNVVLYNITKGVDPDLLVFGKYFTPNLRLLPHHYSRVNASEPLPPDKRQFVHVPPPATLPLTSAPTNPDATAASVTTLTRTLQTTTQLPTSTATPSSSSEPPQSPESHAPMTPTTPAPTFSSTAPPSSRAVTTMKHPNASAALSPTAARPSTSLHPPTAPESSERSPNDTEASVGKNHTSGGEGGRDEEDSLGGFGPGWPVAAHTLMVVVAICIVVLLCCCCPFLSLVSWRGQRKRTGRYRTPQGGRRGSMRLIKYVLVRENAKL, encoded by the exons ATGAACGCCACATGGGGTTTTCTAACCGTCCTGAGTCTGCTGTGCCGCACCGAGGCGAGGTGCTCGCCGACGTCTTACTATAAGAATTGCTGGATTCGCCGTTTCCCCGGAATTTTCATCGACGTGGAGGAGTCTCAGCGGAGAGGAGCGCAGCTGCTGAAGCATTACCAGGAGGAGAGTGCGCTCAAATGCAGCCGCACCTGTTGCCTCACTAGGAACT TTTCCTGTAATCTGGCCATTTTTCACTATGACACCTCTCAGGACAACGTGAACTGCTTCCACCTGCACTGTCCAACCCTGGAAAGCTGCATTCTCAGCCACAGAGTCAACGTGGTCCTTTACAATATCACTAAAG GTGTGGATCCGGACCTGCTGGTGTTTGGAAAGTACTTCACCCCCAACCTGCGCCTTCTGCCGCACCACTACAGTCGAGTCAACGCCTCAGAGCCGCTGCCTCCAGATAAGCGCCAGTTTGTTCACGTGCCTCCACCTGCTACGCTTCCCCTGACCTCCGCCCCCACCAACCCCGACGCCACAGCCGCCAGTGTCACCACCTTGACCCGGACCCTGCAGACCACCACTCAGCTTCCCACAAGCACCGCTACCCCGTCTTCTTCTTCCGAGCCTCCACAATCTCCAGAAAGCCATGCACCGATGACCCCAACCACGCCCGCCCCTACATTCAGCTCCACGGCGCCACCTTCATCCCGTGCAGTAACAACCATGAAACACCCCAACGCCTCCGCTGCGTTATCTCCCACAGCCGCCCGCCCTTCCACCtcccttcacccccccacagCGCCGGAAAGCAGCGAGCGCTCCCCTAATGACACGGAGGCCAGCGTGGGTAAGAACCACACTTCAGGTGGCGAGGGAGGGCGGGATGAAGAGGACTCCCTGGGGGGGTTTGGTCCAGGGTGGCCTGTAGCCGCTCACACCCTGATGGTTGTTGTAGCAATCTGCAtcgtggtgctgctgtgctgctgctgccccttcCTGTCTCTGGTGAGCTGGAggggtcagaggaagaggacagggcGCTACCGAACACCccagggaggaagaagaggctcCATGCGTCTGATTAAATATGTACTAGTCAGAGAAAATGCAAAACTGTAG